The genomic DNA TCTGAGTTGTGATCGGATTTCAGCCATAATTCAGCATATCCCTCCATGTCCTCCGCCCCCAGTCCCGTTCGCCACACGGGTCGCCAATCGGTCCGGCGACGGTAGCGATTAGTGCCGTCCCGCGGAACCGTCACCATGCACATCGACCACACCGGTATCGCGACCGACGACGCCGAGCGACTGGCCGACCTGTACGTCGACCTGCTCGGGTGCGAGTACGCCCACAGCGAGGAGTTCGACGGGATGGACGTCCACTTCCTCGACTTCGGGAACGGCTACCTCGAGCTGCTGGAGCCGCTGGAGGAGGGCACCATCGCGCGCTACCTCGAGAACAACGGCCCCGGCATCCACCATCTGGCCTTCGCGACCGACGACATCACGGCAGCGCTCGCCCGTGCCCGCGACCTGGACATCGAGGCCATCGATGAGGAACCCCGGCCGGGCGCGTGGGGCCACCGGGTCGCCTTCCTGCACCCCCGCGACACGGGCGGCGTGCTGATCGAGTTCGTCCAGCACTAGCCGAGCACGTCGCCGGCCGCGACCGTCCGTGGTTCGGGTGCCCCGTCGGGGTCTGGTCCGAGGACGGCGCAGTCGCCCGCCGCCTCGGCGTCCGGGAGGAGTATCTCGCCGCCGGCCAGGAGTGGCGCCACGACGCCGGCAGCCACGACGCCCGGATGCGTCAGCGGCCCCCGGACCGCGACCGTCGCGTCGGCATCGAGGCCCCACTCGCCGGCGACCTCGCGGGCAGCACCCAGCACGGTGCCGTGGCTCAGACTCCGGTCCTCGACCGCCAGGAGCGCGGTCTCCGGGTGGACCACGTCCGGCGGGGCGGTCGGGTTCTCGCTCCAGACCTCGCGCTCGAAGTAGGCGTGCGAGGGGTCCGCGGGGTCGTCGCCGTACGCGACGTACCGTGTGCCGGCGGGGTGGTCGTACTCCCCGACCCGCGCCGTCGGCACGACGAGCGCCTTCAGGTCGCCCTGGGCGCCCGTCTTCGGCGGGTCGAACTGTACCGTCGCACCGAGCATGGACGCACCGACGAGCGTCAGCACGGGCTCCGGGACCCGCTCGGCCGCGACCCCGACGACGGCACCCTCCCGGACGCCCTCGTTCCGGAGGTAGTTGCCGACCTTCCACGCCGTCGTGCAGAACCGCCGCCAGTCGTAGGCTCGCCCGGAAGGGGGATGGCGGAGCGCGGGGCGGTCGCTCCGGCGCTCGCGGGCCACGCAGTCGCCGAGGACTGCGAACTCGTCGGACATACCGGAGCCTATGGACGGGCCGGCGAAAAGGGTCCGGGGCTGGCCCGGTTCGCGAACAGGCGGCACCGCTCCCGCGCGCCGGGCCGTGGTACCGCGCTGGCGGAACCGACCGGAGGGTGGCGTTCCCCCCGCTCGGGTCGGCGGCCCGGCGATGGCTCGTCAGGGCACGGGGGCGCTGGCCGGGGACTGGTACTTGAATCTCCGTGTGCTCAGTAGCTCCGCGGCATCCCCAGTTCGTGCTCGCCGAGGTAGTTGAGGATCATCTCGTTGGAGACTGGCGCGGTCTTGGTCAGCCGTAGATTGCGCCAGATGTCGAACACCTCGTACTCGGGGGTGAAGCCGTTGCCGCCGTGGGTCTGGATGGCGCGGTCGGCCGCCTCCAGCCCGAACTCGCTGGTGAGGAGGCTCGCCGAGTTGGCTTCGGCGCCGCAGTCCTCGCCCTCGTCCCACTTCTTCGCGGCCTTGTAGGTCACCTCGCGCGCGGCGGTCAGTTTGGCGTACGACTCCGCGATGGGGTGCTGGATGGCCTGATGCGAGCCGATGGGGGCGCCGAAGACGTTCCGCTCGTTCGCGTAGTCGACCGCGAGGTCGACGGCCCGGAGACCCCCACCCAGTGCCGACGCTGCGCCCGCGATGCGCTCGGTGTTGAGCGTGTCCCACAGGAGGTAGAGCCCGCCGTCGACGGTGCCGAGCACGTCGTCCTCGGTCACACGGAGGCCATCGATGTCGACCTGGTACTGCTTCTCGAACCACGGGAGCTCGACCTCGACGTGTGTGAGGTCGATCGCGTCCCGGTTCGCGGGGTCCTCGACGAGGAACAGCGTCACGCCGCCGGTCGGGTTGGACTTGTCGAACTCCGAGGTCCGCGAGACCAGCAGCATCGTATCGGCGTTCTCCACGCCGGAGATCCACATCTTCTGGCCCGTCACCTCCCACTCACCGTCACCGACCTCCTCGGCCATCGTGTCGATGTTGAGGGTGTTCGTCCCGGCGGCGGCCTCGGTCAGGCCCATGCAGAAGGTCACGTCACCGTCAGCGATGCGTGGGAGGTACTCCTCCTTCTGCTCGGGCGTGCCGTGGCGCTGGATGCCGATGCCACCGAAGACGGGCGTGAGGACGAAGACGATGCCGCCCATCGTCCCGGCCCGCGACAGCTCCTCGATGACGATGGTCATCTCCAGCATCCCCAGTCCCTCGCCGCCGTACTCCTCGGGGATGGCGACGCCGAGCCAGCCAGCGTCGGCGAGCGCG from Haloglomus litoreum includes the following:
- a CDS encoding AMP-binding protein, which translates into the protein MSDEFAVLGDCVARERRSDRPALRHPPSGRAYDWRRFCTTAWKVGNYLRNEGVREGAVVGVAAERVPEPVLTLVGASMLGATVQFDPPKTGAQGDLKALVVPTARVGEYDHPAGTRYVAYGDDPADPSHAYFEREVWSENPTAPPDVVHPETALLAVEDRSLSHGTVLGAAREVAGEWGLDADATVAVRGPLTHPGVVAAGVVAPLLAGGEILLPDAEAAGDCAVLGPDPDGAPEPRTVAAGDVLG
- a CDS encoding acyl-CoA dehydrogenase family protein — encoded protein: MATGESELHDMIRDSVQDLAADFPREYWRECVENYEFPREYWDALADAGWLGVAIPEEYGGEGLGMLEMTIVIEELSRAGTMGGIVFVLTPVFGGIGIQRHGTPEQKEEYLPRIADGDVTFCMGLTEAAAGTNTLNIDTMAEEVGDGEWEVTGQKMWISGVENADTMLLVSRTSEFDKSNPTGGVTLFLVEDPANRDAIDLTHVEVELPWFEKQYQVDIDGLRVTEDDVLGTVDGGLYLLWDTLNTERIAGAASALGGGLRAVDLAVDYANERNVFGAPIGSHQAIQHPIAESYAKLTAAREVTYKAAKKWDEGEDCGAEANSASLLTSEFGLEAADRAIQTHGGNGFTPEYEVFDIWRNLRLTKTAPVSNEMILNYLGEHELGMPRSY
- the mce gene encoding methylmalonyl-CoA epimerase; amino-acid sequence: MHIDHTGIATDDAERLADLYVDLLGCEYAHSEEFDGMDVHFLDFGNGYLELLEPLEEGTIARYLENNGPGIHHLAFATDDITAALARARDLDIEAIDEEPRPGAWGHRVAFLHPRDTGGVLIEFVQH